From a region of the Odocoileus virginianus isolate 20LAN1187 ecotype Illinois chromosome 1, Ovbor_1.2, whole genome shotgun sequence genome:
- the PTPN12 gene encoding tyrosine-protein phosphatase non-receptor type 12 isoform X2 has product MIWEYNVVIIVMACREFEMGRKKCERYWPLYGEDPITFAPFKISCEAEQARTDYFIRTLLLEFQNESRRLYQFHYVNWPDHDVPSSFDSILDMISLMRKYQEHEDVPICIHCSAGCGRTGAICAIDYTWNLLKAGKIPEEFNVFNLIQEMRTQRHSAVQTKEQYELVHRAIAQLFEKQLQLYEIHGTQKITDGVNEVNTENMISSIDHDKQDSPPPKPPRTRSCLVEGDAKEEILQPPEPHPVPPILTPSPPSAFPTVTTVWQDNDRYHPKPVLHMVSSEQPSTDLNRNYNKSTELTGKNESAIEQIDKKLERNLSFEIKKVPLQEGPKSFDGNTLLNRGHAIKIKSASASPCTVDKICKSQELSSRDLQVDDISQNSCVDCNATQSNKDPIILPEASQKNSDTPPRPDHLPLDGKGHLTWSFHGPEKTLPMPDSSEGKSSDIHCQTMKTVSSTPSPTIQVETHDLADHHDSSPLFRAPLSFTNPLHSDDSDSDERNSDGAVTKNKTSISTASATVSAATSSISTRKVLPMSIARHDIAGTIHSGAEKDVDVSEDSPPPLPERTPESFVLANEHNTSVGAEWSELQNEEQSEQKKPEGLITSGSERCDHPARGIHTETCTECPPTFSNKKDQQSESPTEATEIGFGNRCGKPKGPRDPPSEWT; this is encoded by the exons ATGATATGGGAGTACAATGTTGTA ATCATTGTGATGGCCTGTCGTGAATTTGAGATGGGAAGG AAAAAATGTGAACGGTATTGGCCTTTGTATGGAGAAGACCCTATAACATTTGCaccatttaaaatttcttgt GAAGCTGAACAAGCAAGAACAGACTACTTCATTAGGACACTCTTACTTGAATTTCAAAAT GAATCCCGTAGGCTGTATCAGTTTCATTATGTGAACTGGCCAGACCATGATGTTCCTTCATCATTTGATTCTATTCTGGACATGATAAGCTTAATGAGGAAATACCAGGAACATGAAGATGTGCCTATTTGTATTCATTGCAG TGCAGGCTGTGGAAGAACAGGTGCCATTTGTGCCATAGATTATACATGGAATTTACTAAAAGCTGGg aaaataccagaagaatttaatgtttttaacttAATACAAGAAATGAGAACACAGAGGCATTCTGCAGTACAAACTAAG GAACAATATGAGCTTGTTCATAGAGCTATCGCCCAACTGTTTGAAAAACAACTACAACTATATGAAATTCATGGCACCCAGAAAATTACTGATGGAGTG AATGAAGTTAACACTGAAAATATGATCAGCTCCATAGATCATGACAAACAAGATTCTCCCCCTCCAAAACCACCAAGGACCCGCAG TTGCCTTGTAGAAGGGGATGCTAAGGAAGAAATACTGCAGCCTCCAGAACCTCACCCAGTGCCCCCCATCTTGACACCCTCACCCCCTTCAGCTTTTCCAACAGTCACTACTGTGTGGCAGGACAATGACAGATATCATCCAAAGCCAGTGTTGCACATGGTTTCATCAGAACAACCTTCAACAGACCTCAACAGAAACTATAATAAATCAACAGAACTTACAGggaaaaatgaatcagctattgAACAGATAGATAAAAAATTGGAGAGAAATTTAAGTTTTGAGATTAAGAAGGTTCCTCTTCAAGAAGGACCAAAAAGTTTTGATGGGAACACACTCTTAAATAGGGGACatgcaattaaaattaaatcagcTTCGGCTTCACCGTGTACAGTTGATAAAATCTGTAAGTCACAGGAATTGAGTTCAAGAGATCTACAAGTTGATGATATTTCCCAGAATTCTTGTGTGGACTGCAAtgcaacacagtcaaataaagatCCGATTATTCTACCGGAAGCCTCACAGAAGAATTCAGACACACCTCCAAGGCCAGACCACTTACCTCTTGATGGAAAAGGACATTTAACGTGGTCATTTCATGGACCTGAGAAGACTCTACCCATGCCCGATTCATCTGAAGGCAAATCCTCAGATATCCACTGTCaaacaatgaaaactgtgagtTCAACACCAAGCCCCACAATACAAGTTGAAACCCATGATCTTGCAGATCATCATGACAGTTCCCCTCTATTCAGAGCACCCCTCAGTTTTACTAATCCTCTTCACTCTGATGACTCTGACTCAGATGAAAGGAACTCTGATGGTGCTGTGACCAAGAATAAAACCAGTATTTCAACAGCAAGTGCCACTGTTTCTGCTGCCACTAGTAGCATTTCTACAAGGAAAGTATTACCAATGTCCATTGCTAGACATGATATAGCGGGAACAATACATTCAGGTGCTGAAaaag ATGTTGATGTTAGTGAAGATTCGCCTCCTCCCCTACCTGAAAGAACTCCTGAATCATTTGTACTAGCAAATGAACATA aTACATCTGTAGGAGCTGAGTGGAGTGAACTTCAAAATGAGGAACAGTCTGAACAGAAAAAACCCGAA GGCTTGATAACCTCTGGAAGTGAAAGATGTG ATCATCCAGCACGAGGTATTCATACAGAGACCTGTACAGAATGTCCACCTACTTTTAGTAACAAGAAAGATCAACAATCAGAAAGTCCAACAGAAGCCACAGAGATTG GTTTTGGTAATCGCTGTGGAAAACCTAAAGGACCAAGAGATCCACCTTCAGAATGGACATGA